From Ancylobacter pratisalsi, one genomic window encodes:
- a CDS encoding DNA polymerase III subunit gamma/tau, giving the protein MSDIENADIGNRDPGNDASGMGAPGLLSPLPATAATSVPAAPYRVLARKYRPQTFTDLIGQEAMVRTLKNAFASGRIAQAYILTGVRGVGKTTTARILARALNYEPADGPPGGGAPTLDMPTLGRHCRDIIESRHVDVQEMDAASNTGIGDIREIIEAARYKPVLARYKVFIIDEVHMLSTAAFNGLLKTLEEPPEHVKFIFATTEIRKVPVTVLSRCQRFDLRRVDAGTMARHLRAICDAEEVGIDVEALSLVARAAEGSVRDALSLLDQAIAHAGGTVHGEQVRSLLGLADRGRVIDLFEALMKGDVGQALTELREQYDSGADPAVVIADLAEFTHLVTKLKILPETGDDPALIEAERIRGRAFAQGLSMRVLSRAWQMLTKGLAEVHQAAKPVQAAEMVLVRLAYAADLPTPDEALRRLRDGAEEPAGRPAPSGGGGAGGGGGSAMAATAPRSFAAPRLAPSRAPSSAPSAASHLSVAARGIPAPAPAAAPESAPALVIGTLADLVALASQKRDLRLKFALENHVRPVAFEDGRMEMALAAGGSPNLVQELQGKLSEWTGKRWLVTISREEGEPTIAEKATSERDAMMTGVRADPLVAAVLARFPGASIVDVRAQAPDDGPPPASIDEYEMMAAARDEADLDDDFEF; this is encoded by the coding sequence ATGAGCGACATCGAGAACGCCGACATCGGCAACCGCGATCCGGGAAACGACGCGTCAGGCATGGGCGCGCCCGGCCTGCTTTCCCCCTTGCCGGCGACCGCAGCCACCTCCGTGCCTGCCGCGCCCTATCGCGTTCTCGCGCGCAAATACCGTCCGCAGACCTTCACGGACCTCATCGGTCAGGAAGCGATGGTGCGTACGCTGAAGAACGCGTTCGCCTCCGGACGCATCGCGCAGGCCTACATCCTCACCGGCGTGCGCGGCGTGGGCAAGACCACCACCGCCCGCATCCTCGCCCGCGCTCTGAACTATGAGCCGGCCGACGGTCCGCCGGGTGGCGGCGCGCCGACCCTCGACATGCCCACGCTGGGCCGCCACTGCCGCGACATCATCGAAAGCCGCCATGTCGACGTCCAGGAAATGGACGCCGCGTCCAACACCGGTATCGGCGACATCCGCGAGATCATCGAGGCGGCGCGCTACAAGCCGGTACTGGCGCGCTACAAGGTCTTCATCATCGACGAAGTGCACATGCTCTCCACTGCGGCCTTCAACGGCCTGCTGAAGACGCTGGAAGAGCCGCCCGAGCATGTGAAATTCATCTTCGCCACCACCGAGATCCGCAAGGTGCCCGTCACCGTGCTCTCGCGTTGCCAGCGCTTCGACCTGCGCCGTGTCGACGCCGGCACCATGGCGCGCCATCTGCGCGCGATCTGCGACGCCGAAGAGGTCGGCATCGACGTCGAGGCGCTGAGCCTCGTCGCCCGCGCGGCCGAAGGCTCGGTACGCGACGCGCTCTCGCTGCTTGATCAGGCCATCGCCCATGCCGGCGGCACGGTTCATGGCGAGCAGGTACGCTCCCTGCTCGGGCTGGCCGATCGCGGGCGGGTCATCGATCTGTTCGAGGCGCTGATGAAGGGCGATGTCGGCCAGGCGTTGACCGAGCTGCGCGAGCAGTATGATTCCGGTGCCGACCCGGCGGTCGTCATCGCCGATCTGGCCGAATTCACCCATCTGGTCACCAAACTGAAGATCCTGCCCGAGACCGGCGACGATCCCGCGCTGATCGAGGCCGAGCGCATCCGCGGCCGCGCCTTCGCGCAGGGCCTGTCAATGCGCGTGCTGTCGCGCGCCTGGCAGATGCTCACCAAGGGGCTCGCCGAGGTGCACCAGGCGGCAAAACCGGTGCAGGCGGCGGAAATGGTGCTGGTACGCCTCGCCTATGCCGCCGACCTGCCGACCCCGGACGAGGCGCTGCGTCGCCTGCGCGATGGCGCGGAGGAGCCCGCGGGCCGCCCGGCGCCTTCCGGTGGCGGGGGTGCGGGCGGGGGCGGTGGTTCCGCCATGGCGGCAACCGCGCCGCGCAGCTTCGCCGCGCCACGTCTCGCCCCCAGCCGCGCGCCCTCTTCCGCCCCCTCGGCGGCGAGCCACCTTTCGGTCGCCGCGCGCGGCATCCCCGCCCCGGCGCCGGCTGCCGCGCCGGAAAGCGCCCCGGCGCTGGTGATCGGCACACTGGCCGATCTCGTCGCGCTGGCGTCGCAGAAGCGCGACCTGCGCCTCAAATTCGCGCTGGAGAACCATGTCCGCCCGGTCGCCTTCGAGGACGGCCGGATGGAGATGGCGCTTGCCGCCGGCGGCTCGCCGAACCTGGTTCAGGAACTGCAGGGCAAGCTGTCCGAATGGACCGGCAAACGCTGGCTGGTCACCATCTCGCGCGAGGAAGGCGAGCCCACCATCGCGGAGAAGGCCACCTCCGAGCGGGACGCGATGATGACGGGCGTGCGCGCCGATCCGCTTGTTGCTGCCGTGCTGGCGCGCTTTCCCGGCGCCTCGATCGTGGACGTGCGCGCCCAGGCCCCGGACGATGGCCCGCCCCCGGCCTCGATCGACGAATATGAAATGATGGCCGCCGCACGCGACGAGGCGGATCTCGACGACGACTTCGAATTCTGA
- a CDS encoding acyl-[ACP]--phospholipid O-acyltransferase gives MFTRLMAARRFAPLFWCQFFSAFNDNFVKNAMALLILYGLAISNGGAMVTLAGAIFILPFFLLSSLGGQLADRYDKSLIARRLKFLEIWVVLVASAGFVLQSMPVLMLGLFLMGCLSALFGPVKYGILPDHLSKEELVSGNALVETATFAAILAGTVGGGIAMAHTGEWAVAGFTFVFAVLSWLFARAIPPTLAAAPDLVIDLNIWRGTKGLLDDLRQRKATWQGGLIISWFWLVGGVILSLLPTLVKENVGGGESVVTLFLALFTIGVAIGSTLAAKISEGRIVLALVPFAGLLLGGFGLLLAGLMGTAEPAVPLIGWYDFLLTSTGLYTSLTLVGLAAAGGAFVVPTFAHVQAEAAEEQRARVIAGVNVLNAAFMVGGAVIVAVLQLLGFGAPSLIGLIGLGSLVVAVLVWRAFQGHVLRDLIRLVFKVLFRVEVTGQEHLSAYGPRSVIAINHVSFLDAPLIMALLDNDPIFAVDATIAERWWIKPFLKLVRAFPLDPTRPMATRDLIRLVRGGEQLVIFPEGRITVTGSIMKIYDGSALIADKAEAPVIPVRIEGLEQTYFSRLTTDQTRKRLFPKVRVTILPPKRIQIDPELLGRKRRLAAGAALYDIMSDLVFETSHTGLTVYDAVEEAAVRLGMGRTVVEDPLGSSLTYRKLLMGAKILGAKLAEQTAPGECVGVLLPNAAGIAVVLMGLARHGRVPVMLNYTAGAVNLVAACKAAQVKMVVTSTAFVEKARLEGEVAELAKHVRVVTSEELRATVTTRDKVMGLLPTRAPSTAKPDDPAFILFTSGSEGSPKGVVLSHRNVLTNVAQVAARIDFSPADIMFNVLPVFHSFGLTGGLMLPLVSGLKCFLYPSPLHYRVIPELVYATNATAIVGTDTFLMGYARTANPYDFRSLRFVVAGAEPVKTETRRVWMEKFGHRILEGYGVTECSPVLAVNTPMFNRAGTVGRILPGIHHRLDPVPGIDEGGRLHVAGPNIMLGYLRAEAPGVIEPPENGWYDTGDIVVVDAEGFVAIRGRAKRFAKIAGEMISLAAVDAMVAALRPDAEHVAVAIPDAKRGERVLLLSTALDLTRAALQAHGRALGVSELMIPAEILPIEHLPLLGSGKVDFGKARVLALEIIAARGRAAAGEST, from the coding sequence ATGTTCACGCGGCTGATGGCGGCGCGGCGGTTTGCCCCGCTTTTCTGGTGCCAGTTCTTCTCGGCGTTCAACGACAATTTCGTGAAGAACGCCATGGCGCTGCTGATTCTCTACGGATTGGCCATCAGCAATGGCGGGGCCATGGTGACGCTGGCGGGCGCCATCTTCATTCTCCCCTTCTTCCTGCTCTCCAGCCTCGGCGGCCAGCTTGCGGACCGTTACGACAAGTCGCTGATCGCGCGGCGGCTGAAATTCCTGGAGATCTGGGTGGTGCTGGTGGCCAGCGCCGGCTTCGTGCTGCAATCGATGCCGGTGCTGATGCTTGGCCTGTTTCTGATGGGCTGCCTCAGCGCGCTGTTCGGCCCGGTGAAATACGGCATCCTGCCCGACCATCTCTCCAAGGAAGAACTCGTCTCCGGCAACGCGCTGGTGGAGACGGCGACCTTTGCCGCCATTCTCGCGGGCACGGTGGGCGGGGGCATCGCCATGGCCCATACCGGCGAGTGGGCGGTGGCGGGGTTCACCTTCGTCTTCGCCGTGTTGTCCTGGCTGTTCGCGCGGGCCATTCCCCCGACGCTGGCGGCGGCCCCCGACCTGGTGATCGATCTGAACATCTGGCGCGGCACCAAGGGGCTGCTCGATGATCTGCGCCAGCGCAAGGCAACGTGGCAGGGCGGTCTGATCATTTCCTGGTTCTGGCTGGTGGGCGGCGTGATCCTGTCGCTGCTCCCGACGCTGGTGAAGGAGAATGTCGGCGGCGGGGAGAGCGTCGTCACGCTGTTCCTCGCGCTCTTCACCATCGGCGTCGCGATCGGATCGACGCTGGCGGCCAAGATCTCCGAAGGGCGGATTGTGCTGGCGCTGGTGCCTTTCGCCGGCCTCCTGCTGGGTGGCTTCGGCCTGCTGCTGGCCGGACTGATGGGCACAGCCGAACCGGCGGTGCCGCTGATCGGCTGGTACGATTTCCTGCTTACCTCGACCGGGTTGTACACCTCCCTGACCCTTGTCGGGCTCGCGGCGGCGGGTGGCGCCTTCGTGGTGCCGACCTTCGCCCATGTGCAGGCGGAAGCCGCCGAGGAGCAGCGCGCGCGGGTGATTGCCGGCGTCAATGTGCTGAACGCCGCCTTCATGGTCGGCGGCGCGGTCATCGTCGCCGTGCTGCAACTCCTGGGGTTTGGCGCGCCGTCGCTGATCGGACTGATCGGCCTCGGCAGTCTCGTCGTTGCGGTGCTGGTCTGGCGTGCCTTCCAGGGGCATGTGCTGCGCGACCTGATCCGGCTGGTGTTCAAGGTGCTGTTCCGGGTCGAGGTGACGGGCCAAGAGCACCTGTCCGCCTATGGGCCGCGCTCGGTCATCGCGATCAACCATGTGAGCTTTCTCGACGCCCCGCTGATCATGGCGCTGCTCGACAACGACCCGATCTTCGCGGTCGATGCGACCATTGCCGAGCGCTGGTGGATCAAGCCGTTCCTCAAGCTGGTGCGCGCCTTCCCGCTCGACCCGACGCGGCCGATGGCAACGCGCGACCTGATCCGCCTGGTGCGTGGGGGCGAACAGCTGGTGATCTTCCCGGAGGGGCGGATCACCGTGACCGGCTCGATAATGAAGATCTATGACGGCTCGGCCCTTATCGCCGACAAGGCGGAGGCGCCGGTGATCCCGGTGCGGATCGAGGGGCTGGAGCAGACCTATTTCTCCCGCCTCACCACGGACCAGACCCGCAAGCGGCTGTTCCCCAAGGTGCGCGTCACCATCCTGCCGCCCAAGCGGATCCAGATCGATCCCGAGCTGCTGGGCCGAAAGCGCCGGCTCGCGGCCGGGGCGGCGCTTTACGACATCATGTCGGACCTCGTCTTCGAGACCAGCCATACCGGCCTCACCGTCTATGACGCGGTGGAGGAGGCGGCGGTGCGGCTCGGCATGGGGCGCACCGTGGTCGAGGATCCGCTCGGCTCCAGTCTGACTTATCGCAAGCTGCTGATGGGAGCCAAGATTCTTGGCGCCAAGCTCGCCGAGCAGACCGCGCCGGGCGAGTGCGTCGGTGTGCTGCTGCCCAATGCCGCCGGCATCGCGGTGGTACTGATGGGCCTTGCCCGCCATGGCCGGGTGCCGGTGATGCTGAACTACACCGCCGGCGCGGTGAACCTGGTGGCGGCCTGCAAGGCGGCGCAGGTGAAGATGGTGGTCACCTCCACCGCCTTCGTCGAAAAGGCGCGGCTGGAGGGGGAGGTGGCCGAACTCGCCAAGCATGTGCGTGTCGTCACCAGCGAGGAGCTGCGAGCCACCGTCACCACGCGCGACAAGGTGATGGGGCTGCTGCCGACGCGGGCGCCTTCCACGGCCAAGCCGGACGATCCGGCCTTCATCCTGTTCACCTCCGGCTCGGAGGGGAGCCCCAAAGGCGTGGTCCTCTCCCATCGCAATGTGCTGACGAACGTCGCGCAGGTGGCGGCGCGGATCGATTTCTCCCCAGCCGACATCATGTTCAACGTGCTGCCGGTGTTCCACTCCTTCGGACTGACCGGTGGCCTCATGCTGCCGCTGGTTTCGGGACTGAAGTGCTTCCTCTACCCCTCGCCGCTGCACTACCGGGTGATCCCGGAGCTGGTCTACGCCACCAATGCCACGGCGATCGTGGGCACCGACACCTTCCTCATGGGCTATGCCCGCACGGCCAACCCCTACGACTTCCGTTCACTGCGCTTCGTGGTGGCCGGCGCGGAGCCGGTGAAGACGGAAACGCGGCGCGTGTGGATGGAGAAGTTCGGCCATCGCATTCTCGAAGGCTATGGCGTTACCGAGTGCTCCCCGGTGCTGGCGGTGAACACGCCGATGTTCAACCGCGCCGGCACGGTGGGTCGCATCCTGCCGGGCATCCATCACCGTCTCGATCCGGTGCCGGGCATCGACGAGGGCGGGCGGCTGCATGTTGCCGGGCCGAATATCATGCTCGGCTACCTGCGCGCCGAGGCCCCCGGCGTGATCGAGCCGCCCGAGAATGGCTGGTACGACACCGGCGATATCGTGGTGGTGGATGCGGAGGGTTTCGTCGCCATTCGCGGCCGTGCCAAGCGCTTCGCCAAGATCGCGGGTGAGATGATCTCGCTCGCCGCCGTCGATGCCATGGTCGCCGCGCTGCGCCCCGATGCCGAACATGTCGCGGTGGCGATTCCCGATGCCAAGCGCGGCGAGCGGGTGCTGCTGCTGTCCACGGCGTTGGACCTGACCCGCGCCGCGCTTCAGGCCCATGGCCGCGCGCTTGGCGTCAGCGAACTGATGATCCCCGCCGAGATCCTGCCCATCGAGCATCTGCCCCTGCTGGGATCGGGCAAGGTGGACTTCGGCAAGGCGCGGGTCCTCGCCCTGGAGATCATCGCCGCGCGCGGCCGGGCGGCTGCGGGAGAGAGCACATGA
- a CDS encoding TetR/AcrR family transcriptional regulator yields the protein MNAPLRRGRDGTATRVRIETEALRLFAEKGVDGTSVRDIAQGVGVSEGALYRHFHSKEELARELFLSRYAALAAEICAIDATEGELDAKLTDVVTLACGLFDAEPALFAYLLIHQHDHLRHVPEAPEANVVAAVERMLRRAGVAPARAPLASAMALGCVVQPAVFALYGRIEGPLRARADVIARAVMGVIGSMRGG from the coding sequence ATGAACGCGCCGCTGCGCCGTGGGCGCGACGGCACGGCAACACGCGTGCGTATCGAGACCGAGGCGCTGCGGCTGTTTGCCGAGAAGGGGGTCGACGGCACGTCGGTGCGCGACATTGCGCAGGGCGTGGGTGTGAGCGAGGGCGCGCTCTACCGCCATTTCCACTCCAAGGAGGAACTGGCGCGTGAGCTCTTTCTCTCGCGTTATGCCGCGCTGGCGGCCGAGATCTGCGCGATCGACGCCACCGAAGGAGAACTCGACGCCAAGCTGACCGATGTCGTCACGCTGGCCTGCGGGCTGTTCGACGCCGAGCCGGCGCTGTTCGCCTATCTGCTCATCCATCAGCACGATCATCTGCGCCATGTGCCGGAGGCGCCCGAGGCGAATGTCGTCGCGGCCGTGGAACGGATGTTGCGGCGCGCGGGTGTGGCACCCGCACGGGCACCGCTGGCGAGCGCCATGGCGCTTGGCTGCGTGGTGCAGCCGGCGGTGTTCGCGCTCTATGGTCGGATCGAAGGTCCGCTCCGTGCGCGGGCGGACGTGATCGCGCGGGCGGTGATGGGCGTGATCGGATCGATGCGGGGCGGTTAG
- a CDS encoding MFS transporter gives MTLNTPADLARHSAMPVLIALSGAHLLNDMMQSLIPAIYPIIKATYALDFGQIGLITLAFQISASLLQPLVGLYTDRHPMPNSMVIGMGFTFVGLLGMAYAGSFSLLLAAAACVGIGSSIFHPEATRMARNASGGRYGFAQGLFQVGGQGGQAIGPLLAAFIVVPHGQTSLAWFCAFALIAMMLLGWTAARHAEFDTARLIRRGDAQDTILPGRPLVEVLPALAILIALLCSKTAYTASFTSFYTFYLIERFDVSVQTSQLMLFLFLVSSAAGVIVGGIIGDRIGRNKVIWFSILGALPFTLALPHVGLLPTAVLTVVINVIMSSAFAAILVYAMELLPNRVGLIGGFFYGLVFGLGGLAAAALGLLADHYGIDAVYQVCAFLPAFGLLAWFLPSLRSARVS, from the coding sequence ATGACCCTCAACACCCCGGCGGATCTGGCCCGCCACTCCGCCATGCCCGTGCTGATCGCGCTGAGCGGTGCGCATCTGCTCAACGACATGATGCAGTCGCTGATCCCGGCGATCTATCCGATCATCAAGGCGACCTACGCGCTCGATTTCGGCCAGATCGGGCTCATCACGCTCGCCTTCCAGATCTCGGCCTCCCTGCTCCAGCCGCTGGTCGGCCTCTATACCGACCGCCACCCCATGCCCAACTCCATGGTCATCGGCATGGGCTTCACCTTCGTCGGGCTGCTCGGAATGGCCTATGCCGGCAGCTTCTCGCTGCTGCTCGCCGCCGCCGCATGCGTGGGAATAGGCTCGTCGATCTTCCACCCGGAGGCGACCCGCATGGCGCGCAATGCCTCGGGCGGGCGCTATGGTTTCGCGCAGGGCCTGTTCCAGGTCGGCGGACAGGGCGGGCAGGCGATCGGCCCCCTGCTCGCGGCCTTCATCGTGGTGCCGCACGGCCAGACCAGCCTGGCCTGGTTCTGCGCCTTCGCGCTCATCGCGATGATGCTTCTGGGCTGGACGGCCGCACGCCATGCCGAATTCGACACCGCCCGCCTTATTCGCCGGGGCGACGCGCAGGACACCATCCTGCCCGGCCGCCCACTGGTCGAAGTGCTGCCCGCTCTGGCCATTCTCATCGCGCTGCTGTGTTCCAAGACCGCCTACACGGCGAGCTTCACCTCGTTCTACACCTTCTACCTGATCGAGCGTTTCGACGTGTCGGTGCAGACCTCGCAGCTCATGCTGTTCCTCTTTCTCGTCTCTTCGGCGGCGGGGGTGATCGTGGGCGGCATCATTGGCGACCGGATCGGGCGCAACAAGGTGATCTGGTTCTCGATTCTCGGCGCCCTGCCGTTCACGCTCGCCCTGCCTCATGTCGGGCTGCTGCCCACGGCGGTGCTGACGGTTGTCATCAACGTCATCATGTCCAGCGCCTTCGCCGCGATCCTGGTCTACGCGATGGAGCTGCTGCCAAACCGGGTCGGGCTCATCGGGGGCTTCTTCTACGGTCTGGTGTTCGGCCTTGGCGGCCTCGCCGCTGCGGCGCTCGGGCTGCTGGCCGACCATTACGGCATCGACGCCGTCTATCAGGTCTGCGCCTTCCTTCCCGCCTTCGGCCTGCTTGCCTGGTTCCTGCCGAGCCTGAGGTCCGCGCGTGTGTCCTGA
- a CDS encoding MFS transporter, producing the protein MSAGEVFDVDFDAARAGRLGCACPEDTPRALRRPVGQGRLAAGFALVVLAQALTLGVLPLAGAMLAAGQSYGPVPLGALPLAAFLAGAAAASLPASFLLDAFGRRAGFALGASLGVAGGLVCAYAMMAAALPMLILGAAWLGAAQGFGMFYRHAAAFGAGASGRGQAVARLMGAGALAGLVGPLLAGEAEALAVPYTFAGTLVLSALAQLGALAFAVSLPPARFSHADLTVEAMRDGTTGEVAAPQPLTWRGMMTPLAIGALAWAAMTSAMAGAPLSLAGCGIGVPAIAGFVAWHVVAMYAPALAGGWIAGRIGAAPLAGAALFACVASAVAVRVLPDAAGIVAAFLMVGAGWSLAMLAATLMLHERGVPSRLQLALHDGTLLIAALAGALV; encoded by the coding sequence ATGAGTGCGGGCGAGGTGTTCGACGTCGATTTCGACGCCGCCCGCGCCGGGCGGCTTGGCTGCGCCTGCCCGGAGGACACGCCGCGCGCGCTGCGCCGACCGGTGGGGCAGGGGCGGCTCGCGGCCGGCTTCGCGCTGGTGGTGCTGGCGCAGGCGCTGACACTGGGCGTGCTGCCGCTCGCCGGGGCGATGTTGGCGGCGGGACAGAGCTACGGGCCGGTGCCGCTGGGCGCGCTGCCGCTGGCCGCTTTTCTTGCCGGGGCGGCGGCGGCGAGCCTGCCGGCGAGCTTTCTGCTCGACGCGTTCGGCCGGCGCGCGGGTTTCGCGCTCGGCGCCAGTCTCGGTGTCGCGGGCGGCTTGGTCTGCGCCTATGCGATGATGGCGGCGGCGCTGCCGATGCTCATTCTCGGCGCGGCCTGGCTCGGCGCGGCGCAGGGCTTCGGCATGTTCTACCGCCACGCGGCGGCCTTCGGTGCCGGCGCGTCGGGACGCGGGCAGGCGGTGGCGCGCCTCATGGGCGCGGGGGCGCTGGCCGGGCTTGTCGGCCCCCTTCTGGCGGGCGAGGCGGAGGCGCTGGCGGTGCCCTACACCTTCGCCGGGACGCTGGTTCTTTCCGCGCTTGCCCAGCTCGGCGCGCTGGCCTTCGCGGTGAGCCTGCCGCCCGCGCGCTTTTCCCATGCGGACCTGACCGTCGAGGCGATGCGCGACGGGACGACAGGCGAGGTGGCGGCGCCGCAGCCGCTCACCTGGCGGGGGATGATGACGCCGCTGGCGATCGGTGCGCTGGCCTGGGCGGCGATGACCTCGGCCATGGCGGGGGCGCCGCTGTCTCTGGCCGGCTGCGGCATCGGCGTGCCGGCAATCGCGGGCTTCGTCGCCTGGCACGTGGTGGCGATGTATGCGCCTGCGCTGGCCGGGGGATGGATCGCGGGGCGGATCGGCGCCGCGCCGCTGGCCGGCGCCGCGCTCTTCGCGTGCGTCGCCTCGGCCGTCGCGGTCCGCGTCCTGCCGGACGCGGCGGGGATCGTGGCGGCCTTCCTGATGGTGGGGGCGGGCTGGTCGCTGGCCATGCTGGCCGCCACGCTGATGCTGCATGAAAGGGGCGTGCCCTCGCGGCTCCAGCTCGCGCTTCATGACGGCACGCTGCTGATCGCGGCACTGGCCGGCGCGCTGGTCTGA
- the ccoS gene encoding cbb3-type cytochrome oxidase assembly protein CcoS produces MTVLLYLVPAALSLGLLGLGAFLWSLRSGQYEDLDGAAVRVLSDDDLVGYDETGAPGSKVTAGEARRR; encoded by the coding sequence ATGACCGTGCTGCTCTATCTGGTGCCGGCGGCGCTGAGCCTTGGCCTGCTTGGGCTGGGCGCTTTCCTGTGGTCGCTGCGCTCGGGCCAGTATGAGGACCTCGACGGCGCGGCGGTGCGGGTGCTGAGCGACGACGATCTGGTCGGCTATGACGAGACCGGGGCTCCCGGCAGCAAGGTGACAGCGGGCGAGGCGCGGCGGCGATGA
- a CDS encoding YbaB/EbfC family nucleoid-associated protein: protein MKDLLGMMSKVKEMQARMEQMQAELETIEVDGAAGGGMVTVRLTAKGALKAITIDPSLLNPDEAEILEDLIVAAHTEARTKGERLIQEKTQDLTAGLPIPPGMKLF, encoded by the coding sequence ATGAAAGACCTTCTCGGCATGATGTCCAAGGTGAAGGAGATGCAGGCCCGCATGGAGCAGATGCAGGCCGAGCTCGAAACCATCGAGGTCGACGGCGCGGCGGGCGGCGGCATGGTCACGGTGCGCCTTACCGCCAAGGGTGCGCTGAAGGCCATCACCATCGACCCGAGCCTGCTCAATCCCGACGAGGCCGAAATCCTGGAAGACCTGATCGTGGCCGCCCACACGGAAGCCCGCACCAAGGGCGAGCGGCTGATCCAGGAAAAGACACAGGACCTCACCGCCGGCCTGCCCATCCCTCCGGGAATGAAGCTGTTCTGA
- the pip gene encoding prolyl aminopeptidase, translating into MTALRSLYPAIEPFETGMLEVGDGHSIYYERVGTKGAKPAVFLHGGPGAGLSPDYRRLFDPARYEVVLFDQRGCGRSTPYADLANNTTWHLVADIERLRETFGFETWQVFGGSWGSTLALAYAQTHPERVSELILRGIYTVTRAELDWYYRFGVSEMFPDKWERFLAPLRTEAERADPVRAYRALLTGEDEARKIEAAKAWSIWEGETITLLPNPDFTAPWKDGHFALAFARIENHYFFHDAWLEDRQLLNDAHRLRGIPGVIVHGRYDMPCPARYAWELHKAWPEAEFHLIEGAGHAYCEPGILDRLIRATDGFA; encoded by the coding sequence ATGACCGCGCTGCGCTCGCTTTACCCTGCCATCGAACCGTTCGAGACCGGCATGCTGGAGGTCGGGGACGGCCATTCCATCTATTACGAGCGCGTGGGCACGAAGGGCGCCAAGCCCGCCGTGTTCTTGCATGGCGGGCCGGGCGCGGGCCTCTCGCCGGACTATCGCCGCCTGTTCGACCCCGCCCGCTACGAGGTGGTCCTTTTCGACCAGCGCGGCTGCGGCCGTTCCACTCCCTATGCGGATCTCGCCAACAACACCACATGGCACCTCGTCGCCGATATCGAGCGGCTGCGCGAGACCTTCGGCTTCGAGACGTGGCAGGTCTTCGGCGGGTCCTGGGGCTCGACGCTGGCACTCGCCTATGCGCAGACCCACCCTGAACGCGTCTCCGAGCTCATCCTGCGCGGCATCTACACGGTCACGAGGGCCGAGCTCGACTGGTATTACCGCTTCGGCGTCTCGGAAATGTTCCCCGACAAGTGGGAACGCTTCCTGGCGCCGCTGAGGACCGAGGCCGAGCGCGCCGATCCGGTCCGTGCCTACCGCGCCCTGCTCACCGGCGAGGACGAGGCGCGCAAGATCGAGGCCGCGAAGGCGTGGTCGATCTGGGAGGGCGAGACCATCACCCTGCTGCCCAACCCGGATTTCACCGCCCCGTGGAAGGACGGCCATTTCGCCCTCGCCTTCGCGCGGATCGAGAACCACTATTTCTTCCACGACGCCTGGCTGGAAGACCGCCAGTTGTTGAACGACGCCCACCGCCTGCGCGGCATTCCCGGCGTCATCGTGCACGGTCGCTACGACATGCCCTGCCCGGCGCGCTACGCCTGGGAACTGCACAAGGCGTGGCCCGAAGCCGAGTTCCATCTCATCGAAGGCGCCGGCCACGCCTATTGCGAGCCGGGAATACTCGACCGGCTGATCCGGGCAACGGACGGGTTTGCCTGA